The segment aaaaaatttttaatcaattttcatcaataaaaattttcaaaaataatattttgcttaaaaattaagctgaaatttaattagttttttttttcattttgaaattttttttttttattttgtgtataaaatattaatttttaattaaaaattgaattaaaaagttcaaatttgattgaaaatcacacaaaacgacaagaaaattgttcaaaaattgacttaccaTGAAGTTTCTTGCACATTTCGCTCCCATTTAACGCACTATTGAACATTTCAGTAACCAATTGTGCATTAATTAGAGTAACAAGGAGTCCCACACATTCGTGCATTACCTGAAACTATCGCTAAAAATTGCGTAGACGTCATTCGTGGGCAcaattgattaataatttcCTGTTTTCTCTCTCATTGCagctaaaaaatcatcaacaatGGGTATTGATTTCTACTATTTGCCTGGATCTGCGCCATGCCGTGCCGTTCAAATGACCGCAGCTGCTGTCGGCGTCGATCTCAATCTCAAACTCACCAATCTCATGGCGGGCGAGCACATGAAACCCGAATTCTTGAAGTTGAATCCGCAACACACGATCCCAACCATCAACGATAATGGCTTTTCGCTGTGGGAATCTCGCGCCATTCAACTCTATTTGGTCGAAAAGTACGGCAAAGACGAGTCTTTGTACCCGAAGGATCCGCAAAAGCGCGCAATGGTCCATCAACGCTTGTACTTTGACATGGGCACATTATATTCGCGCTTTGCCGACTATTGGTATCCGCAATTGTTCGCGAAGGCACCTGCGAATCCCGATAACTTGAAGAAAATGGAGGAAGCCATGGAATTCTTCAACACCTTTTTGGATGGTCACAAATGGGCCGTTGGAGATTCGATGACAATTGCCGATATTTCGTTGGCAGCCACCGTTTCGACGTACGAAGTTGCCAGTTTCGACTTTTCCAAGTACCCGAATGTGCAAAAATGGTTTGCACAATGCAAATCGAGCATGCCCGGTTATGAACTCAACCAAAAGGGATGCGATGAGTTCAAGAAATTCTTTGCTTAAAGCACTCGGATAAATGCCCGGAGCAATTCCatcatctaatttttttcatttttaatgtttcatgttcaatcgtaataaaaaaattgtcttgaaaaaaattttttggtttgaaattttcaattttttgtccttaaaaatgtatttttgtttgataaagcgccatctgttgttaaattttgaagtttttggctctcaaaatgaaatttttgtaagataaagcgccatctgttgctaattttttaaatttttgactcaaaaatgaatttttgttagatAAAGCGCAATctgttgttaatttttgaagattttgactctaaaaatgatttttttagataaagcgccatctgttgctaatttttgaagtttttgactcccaaaatgaatatttgttagataaagcgccatctgttgctaatttttgaagcttttgattctcaaaatgaaatttttgtcagataaagcgccatctattgactaaaattttcaaaaaaatcatctttaaaagaaaaaaatatgcaaaattacCTTATAAACGTATATTTGATGCCAAAATGTCTCCTCGCCGCGTCAAAAAGGTGAATA is part of the Culicoides brevitarsis isolate CSIRO-B50_1 chromosome 3, AGI_CSIRO_Cbre_v1, whole genome shotgun sequence genome and harbors:
- the LOC134833116 gene encoding glutathione S-transferase 1-like, giving the protein MGIDFYYLPGSAPCRAVQMTAAAVGVDLNLKLTNLMAGEHMKPEFLKLNPQHTIPTINDNGFSLWESRAIQLYLVEKYGKDESLYPKDPQKRAMVHQRLYFDMGTLYSRFADYWYPQLFAKAPANPDNLKKMEEAMEFFNTFLDGHKWAVGDSMTIADISLAATVSTYEVASFDFSKYPNVQKWFAQCKSSMPGYELNQKGCDEFKKFFA